A single Phycisphaerae bacterium DNA region contains:
- a CDS encoding 6-carboxytetrahydropterin synthase has product MREIRFSIDRDWARAAHGDSGFEGALPVTNSWGGWPSGVGVAPYLVLRIVVSGVPDETTGYLVNIQELDMLLRRHAIPIAARELSEVGVALTGEGLLRDIHAGVAAQVPARCRLETLSLSVTPYLSYTIHSGDPAMVELTQCFEFSASHRLHVPTLSDEENRRTFGKCNNPNGHGHNYQVEVTVAGEVSGKTGSVLPLPAFESLVKREVIDRFDHKHLNDDTPEFANRNPSVENITRVVWDLLEPKVSPARLRRVRVWETAKTYAEYSSPHP; this is encoded by the coding sequence ATGCGTGAGATTCGTTTTTCCATCGACCGCGACTGGGCCCGCGCGGCGCACGGGGACAGCGGGTTCGAGGGGGCGCTGCCGGTCACGAACTCGTGGGGCGGGTGGCCGTCGGGGGTCGGCGTCGCACCCTATCTGGTCCTGCGGATCGTCGTCTCCGGAGTGCCGGACGAGACCACGGGGTACCTGGTCAATATTCAGGAACTGGACATGCTGCTCCGCCGCCACGCCATTCCCATCGCCGCGCGGGAACTGAGCGAGGTCGGCGTCGCGCTAACCGGCGAGGGGCTCTTGCGCGATATCCATGCGGGCGTCGCGGCTCAGGTGCCGGCGCGATGTCGGCTGGAGACGCTTTCGCTCTCCGTGACCCCGTATCTGTCTTACACGATTCATTCTGGAGATCCGGCCATGGTCGAATTGACGCAATGTTTTGAATTCTCCGCTTCTCATCGCCTGCACGTGCCGACGCTCTCCGATGAGGAGAACCGCCGGACCTTTGGCAAGTGCAACAACCCCAACGGTCACGGACACAATTATCAGGTGGAGGTGACCGTGGCGGGCGAGGTCTCGGGCAAGACCGGCAGCGTCCTGCCGCTGCCCGCGTTTGAATCGCTGGTGAAGCGCGAGGTGATCGATCGGTTCGACCATAAGCACCTGAACGACGACACGCCCGAGTTCGCCAACCGGAACCCTTCCGTCGAGAATATCACGCGGGTGGTCTGGGATTTGCTGGAGCCGAAGGTTTCGCCTGCCCGGCTGCGGCGTGTGCGGGTGTGGGAGACGGCGAAGACTTATGCGGAGTATTCATCGCCGCATCCTTAG
- a CDS encoding homoserine dehydrogenase gives MADTIGIALAGCGTVGKALARMLVVDAEALTARTGIRVEMRQILVRDAKKSRATVSPALITTDPAKILADPQVKIFVELIGGADRARELTLAALAAGKDVVTANKALLAHHGAELFAAARRAGRCIAFEAAVCGGVPLIESIRRGLIANEIDAVYGILNGTCNFILTRMLENHASYPHALAEAQRLGYAEADPRLDVDGVDSAHKLAILASLTMRRSCALNHIPALGIADIDLIDLTAARELGYACKLLAIARRREDGLELSVRPTFIPLAHPLASVGGPFNAVSVYGSAVGHTLFYGRGAGGAPTASAVLSDIIEVATGNAGRTFAQFAVLPDQTPPATYRSPGETIAPHYLRINLLDRPGGIGRIATALGAEGISIASIIQREPPHAADGGVVPVIVTTHPAKHHAVERALAAIATFDAVVGKPVCIPMLDGDEA, from the coding sequence ATGGCTGACACCATTGGAATCGCCCTCGCTGGATGCGGGACGGTCGGAAAAGCTCTGGCACGGATGCTCGTCGTCGACGCCGAGGCGCTCACGGCTCGTACCGGCATACGCGTCGAAATGCGCCAAATCCTGGTCCGTGACGCCAAGAAGTCCCGCGCCACGGTTTCACCGGCGCTGATCACGACCGATCCCGCGAAGATCCTCGCCGATCCTCAGGTAAAGATCTTCGTCGAACTCATTGGGGGGGCCGATCGTGCCAGAGAGCTGACACTCGCCGCTCTCGCCGCAGGGAAAGACGTGGTGACGGCCAACAAGGCCCTGCTCGCGCATCACGGCGCGGAGCTCTTCGCCGCAGCCCGCCGAGCCGGACGGTGTATCGCCTTCGAGGCGGCAGTCTGCGGGGGCGTTCCGCTCATCGAGTCGATCCGCCGCGGCCTGATCGCCAACGAGATCGACGCGGTTTATGGCATCCTGAACGGGACGTGCAATTTTATATTGACGCGGATGCTGGAGAACCATGCGAGTTATCCGCATGCCCTCGCCGAGGCACAGCGGCTGGGATACGCCGAGGCCGATCCGCGCCTGGATGTGGACGGCGTGGACTCGGCACACAAGCTGGCGATCCTCGCGTCCCTCACCATGCGCCGCTCGTGCGCCCTCAACCATATTCCCGCCCTCGGCATCGCCGACATCGACCTGATCGATCTTACGGCCGCGCGCGAACTCGGCTACGCCTGCAAACTATTGGCCATTGCCCGGCGGCGCGAGGACGGGCTGGAGCTTTCCGTGCGGCCGACGTTTATCCCGCTGGCGCACCCGCTCGCCAGTGTCGGCGGGCCGTTTAACGCGGTCAGTGTTTACGGCAGCGCGGTCGGTCATACGCTTTTCTACGGCCGCGGGGCCGGCGGAGCGCCGACCGCCAGCGCCGTCCTGAGCGACATTATCGAAGTGGCGACGGGGAACGCGGGGCGGACGTTCGCGCAGTTCGCGGTGCTTCCCGACCAGACTCCGCCGGCGACGTATCGTTCTCCGGGCGAGACGATCGCGCCGCACTATCTACGGATCAACCTGCTGGATCGGCCGGGCGGGATCGGCCGCATCGCCACGGCCCTGGGCGCCGAGGGGATCAGCATCGCGTCGATCATTCAGCGCGAGCCTCCGCACGCCGCGGACGGAGGCGTCGTGCCCGTCATCGTCACGACCCATCCGGCGAAGCACCACGCCGTGGAGCGGGCGCTCGCGGCCATCGCGACCTTCGACGCCGTCGTCGGCAAGCCGGTCTGCATCCCGATGCTCGATGGCGACGAGGCGTAG
- a CDS encoding beta-N-acetylhexosaminidase encodes MPSRGQLPPRAVRVQKVRHPRGDQWFSICIRPDELRLTAGGEAGLRYGRSALVQLCAGQRRIPCLDLEDWPDFAVRGVMLDISRDKVPTMTTLRRLVDRLAAWRINQLQLYMEHTFAYRGHETVWRGASPMTGRQIESYDRYCRARGVELVPNQNCFGHMERWLKHPHYAKLAETNGPWKTPWGTTRDSPSTLCPIDPGSIRLVSSLLDQLLPHFSSRLVNVGCDETFELGQGRSREICRRRGVGPVYLDYLKKVYGEVRRRGRKMMFWSDIVLEHPEVVRRIPKNALALIWGYESEHPFDRQCRRVRDAGLEFYVCPGTSSWCSFSGRTTNALKNLHRAAEAGLRHGASGFLITDWGDFGHRQYLPVSYPGLLYGAAVSWCAKRHRDMDVAAELSRQVYDDPTGLSGKLWCEAGRIHEGSGISLNNRTVLFSIINATLHEVADIKGLTPARVRRMRRRTDELAKQRRKARFGGEDDALVRQEFNITLNVLGHACRRALAAMESRRTPRSKWRALAADIRRIMQAHRRLWLARNRPGGLADSLDHYQKLLDEYESRA; translated from the coding sequence TTGCCCTCGCGCGGCCAACTGCCGCCCCGTGCGGTTCGGGTGCAGAAAGTTCGCCATCCGCGCGGCGACCAGTGGTTTTCCATTTGCATCCGCCCCGACGAGCTTCGACTGACGGCCGGCGGCGAGGCAGGCCTGCGCTACGGCCGATCGGCGCTTGTTCAACTCTGCGCCGGTCAGAGGCGTATTCCCTGCCTGGACCTCGAAGACTGGCCCGACTTTGCGGTCCGCGGCGTCATGCTCGACATCAGCCGCGACAAGGTTCCGACGATGACCACGCTGCGGCGGCTCGTGGACCGGCTGGCGGCCTGGCGGATCAACCAGCTTCAACTCTACATGGAGCACACCTTCGCTTATCGCGGTCACGAGACCGTGTGGCGCGGGGCCTCGCCGATGACCGGGCGGCAGATTGAATCGTACGATCGCTACTGCCGTGCGCGGGGCGTCGAACTGGTGCCGAATCAGAACTGTTTCGGCCACATGGAGCGCTGGCTCAAGCACCCGCATTATGCGAAGCTCGCGGAGACGAATGGACCCTGGAAGACGCCATGGGGAACGACGCGCGACAGCCCCAGCACGCTGTGCCCGATCGATCCGGGGTCGATCCGACTCGTTTCCTCGCTCCTCGATCAACTCCTGCCCCACTTTTCCAGCCGGTTGGTCAACGTCGGGTGCGACGAGACCTTTGAACTCGGCCAGGGCCGAAGCCGGGAAATCTGCCGGCGGCGCGGCGTCGGTCCCGTGTATCTGGACTACCTGAAAAAGGTGTACGGAGAGGTGCGGCGGCGCGGTCGCAAAATGATGTTCTGGAGCGACATAGTTCTGGAACATCCGGAAGTCGTCCGCCGCATTCCGAAAAATGCCCTCGCCCTGATCTGGGGCTACGAGTCAGAGCATCCCTTCGATCGGCAGTGCCGCCGGGTTCGCGATGCCGGACTGGAGTTTTACGTCTGCCCCGGCACATCGAGCTGGTGCAGTTTCTCCGGCCGCACGACGAATGCGCTGAAAAACCTGCACCGCGCCGCCGAGGCCGGACTCCGCCACGGCGCGAGCGGGTTCCTTATTACCGACTGGGGAGACTTCGGTCATCGCCAGTACCTGCCCGTGAGTTATCCGGGGCTGCTGTACGGCGCGGCGGTGAGTTGGTGCGCGAAGCGCCATCGTGACATGGATGTGGCCGCGGAACTCAGCCGGCAGGTCTATGATGATCCGACCGGACTCAGCGGCAAGCTTTGGTGCGAGGCAGGCCGCATCCACGAAGGCTCCGGAATCTCGCTCAATAATCGCACCGTCCTGTTTTCCATCATCAACGCGACGCTCCACGAAGTCGCGGACATCAAGGGGCTGACACCCGCCCGCGTTCGAAGGATGCGCCGACGGACGGATGAACTCGCGAAGCAACGACGCAAAGCGCGATTCGGCGGGGAAGACGACGCACTGGTTCGACAGGAATTCAATATTACGCTGAACGTTCTCGGCCACGCGTGCCGGCGCGCGCTCGCCGCGATGGAGTCCCGACGAACGCCGCGTTCGAAATGGCGGGCACTCGCGGCCGACATTCGCCGGATCATGCAGGCGCACCGCCGGCTCTGGCTCGCGCGCAACCGGCCCGGCGGCCTTGCCGACAGCCTCGACCATTACCAAAAGCTCCTCGACGAATACGAATCCCGTGCCTGA
- a CDS encoding cellulose synthase family protein, with product MQEPTTWHYFLIYTHLAVCLVLAVYGVHRYSLVYLYYKYRRNNPRKTACFLGRPRVTIQLPMYNEQFVARRVIENACRIDYPRDRLEIQVLDDSTDETTEIARATCERMRAAGHDVVFLHRDNREGYKAGALAEGLKVATGEFIVIFDADFIPPTDILDHLIDHFVDPQIGMVQARWEHLNREQSLLTKSQAILLDGHFVIEHAARNRSGRFMSFNGTAGAWRRTCIADAGGWHHDTLTEDLDLSYRAQMKGWKFVYLPEVTSPAELPPEMNAFKSQQHRWAKGGAQTCRKLLPSIIRSRLPWRIKLEAFFHLTSWASYFLILVLSLLLLPVLYTKVHVFANHIVLRAIFDISLVLIATCSASTFYVASQREVFRTWGESLKYLPFLVSLGVGVSLNNARAAIEGLLGQSSEFVRTPKFGVAGRGDNGWVNKTGRNRLDAKRIQAWSELAMGLYLSGCVAYTVIEKMWIGLFFMCLFAVGYLYVAMLTFYGRYQAARTQDWSVDSAMEGTKQDLLPAPLPASK from the coding sequence ATGCAAGAGCCGACGACTTGGCATTATTTCCTGATTTACACGCACCTCGCGGTCTGCCTGGTCCTCGCCGTCTATGGCGTGCATCGCTACAGCCTGGTCTATCTCTACTACAAGTACCGCCGCAACAACCCGCGCAAGACCGCCTGCTTCCTCGGGCGCCCGCGGGTCACCATCCAACTGCCCATGTACAACGAGCAGTTTGTCGCCCGGCGGGTCATTGAGAACGCCTGCCGAATCGACTACCCGCGCGACCGGTTGGAGATCCAGGTCCTAGACGACTCGACCGACGAGACGACGGAGATCGCCCGCGCGACGTGCGAGCGGATGCGGGCGGCGGGTCACGACGTGGTTTTCCTGCACCGGGACAATCGCGAGGGTTATAAGGCCGGTGCCCTGGCCGAGGGGCTCAAGGTGGCGACGGGCGAGTTCATCGTCATCTTCGACGCGGACTTCATCCCTCCGACGGACATCCTTGACCACCTGATCGACCATTTCGTCGATCCGCAGATCGGCATGGTCCAGGCCCGCTGGGAACACCTCAATCGCGAGCAATCGCTGCTCACAAAAAGCCAGGCGATCCTGCTCGACGGCCACTTTGTCATCGAACACGCCGCGCGAAATCGCTCGGGGCGGTTCATGAGCTTTAACGGTACGGCGGGGGCCTGGCGGCGGACGTGCATCGCCGACGCCGGAGGCTGGCACCACGACACGCTCACGGAAGACCTCGATTTGTCCTACCGGGCGCAGATGAAGGGCTGGAAGTTCGTTTACCTCCCGGAGGTGACGAGCCCGGCCGAGTTGCCGCCGGAAATGAACGCGTTCAAGAGCCAGCAGCACCGCTGGGCCAAGGGCGGGGCGCAGACCTGCCGGAAACTCCTGCCCAGTATTATCCGCTCGCGCCTGCCCTGGCGGATCAAGCTGGAGGCATTCTTCCACCTGACCAGTTGGGCCAGCTATTTCCTCATTCTTGTCCTCAGCCTGCTCCTTCTGCCCGTGCTTTACACCAAGGTGCACGTGTTCGCGAATCACATCGTGCTGCGGGCGATCTTCGATATCTCGCTGGTGCTCATCGCCACCTGCTCGGCAAGCACGTTCTACGTCGCCAGTCAGCGGGAGGTCTTCCGCACGTGGGGTGAGAGCCTGAAATACCTGCCGTTTCTTGTCAGCCTCGGCGTCGGCGTCTCACTCAACAACGCCCGCGCGGCCATCGAGGGCCTGCTGGGGCAGTCGTCCGAGTTTGTGCGCACACCGAAATTCGGTGTCGCCGGCCGGGGTGACAACGGCTGGGTGAACAAGACCGGCCGGAACCGCCTCGACGCCAAGCGGATTCAGGCGTGGAGCGAACTGGCGATGGGGTTGTATCTCAGCGGCTGCGTCGCCTACACGGTTATCGAGAAGATGTGGATCGGGCTTTTCTTCATGTGCCTCTTCGCCGTCGGCTATCTGTACGTGGCGATGCTCACCTTCTACGGCCGGTACCAGGCGGCTCGAACGCAAGACTGGTCCGTCGATTCGGCGATGGAGGGGACCAAACAGGACCTGCTCCCTGCGCCACTTCCCGCATCCAAGTGA
- the thyA gene encoding thymidylate synthase, whose translation MQVYLDLVRKVLDEGVRKPTRTGVDTISLFSAHYQVDLAAGFPLLTTKKMQFASMLREVLWYLSGENHIRNLREYTKIWDAWADEHGNLDTAYGHYWRHFPSATKDEHDRWQVREIDQIRYVLDTLRKDPNSRRLVVTAWEPGNAIASKLPPCHYTFAFHVSDGKLNCHLSQRSGDVALGIPFNLAAYATLTQMIAQDVGLGLGRFGHTIIDAHIYCADPGGPMAEYDHVAGLREQLTRQPLSLPRLEIARKPFDELRFEDFRLVGYECHEAIKFKVAV comes from the coding sequence ATGCAGGTCTACCTCGATTTGGTCCGCAAGGTGCTGGATGAGGGTGTCCGCAAGCCTACGCGGACGGGCGTGGACACGATCAGCCTCTTCTCCGCGCACTATCAGGTGGATCTCGCCGCGGGGTTTCCCCTGCTGACGACGAAAAAAATGCAGTTCGCTTCCATGCTCCGCGAGGTGCTCTGGTATCTCTCCGGGGAGAACCACATCCGCAACCTCCGCGAGTACACCAAGATCTGGGATGCCTGGGCCGACGAGCACGGCAACCTCGACACCGCCTACGGTCACTACTGGCGACACTTCCCCAGCGCGACGAAGGACGAACACGACCGCTGGCAGGTCCGCGAGATCGATCAGATTCGCTACGTGCTCGACACGCTTCGGAAGGACCCCAACAGCCGGCGGCTGGTGGTGACGGCGTGGGAGCCGGGCAACGCAATCGCCAGCAAGCTGCCGCCGTGTCACTACACGTTCGCGTTTCACGTCTCTGACGGCAAGCTCAACTGCCATCTGTCGCAGCGCTCCGGCGACGTGGCCCTGGGGATTCCGTTCAACCTCGCGGCCTATGCGACGCTGACACAGATGATCGCGCAGGACGTCGGCCTGGGGCTGGGCCGCTTCGGCCACACGATTATCGATGCGCACATCTACTGCGCCGATCCCGGCGGGCCGATGGCCGAGTATGACCACGTCGCGGGATTGAGGGAGCAACTCACGCGCCAGCCGCTCTCCCTGCCGCGCCTGGAGATCGCCCGCAAGCCCTTCGACGAACTTCGCTTCGAGGATTTCCGCCTCGTCGGCTATGAATGCCACGAGGCGATCAAGTTCAAGGTGGCTGTCTGA
- a CDS encoding dihydrofolate reductase has translation MQTIIIVAMTPDRLIGKGGALPWHEPEDLKHFKRTTMGHAVIMGRKTYDSIGRPLPGRRNIVITRNVETPKSQKVKSEDGTSLDVVHSLDEALELCRQRGEETAFIAGGAQIYEQALPVADEMIVTWIQQPGLTGDTYFPAWREEDWEALPEPAAGGLKIVRYRRCTPR, from the coding sequence ATGCAAACCATCATCATCGTCGCCATGACCCCCGACCGCCTCATCGGCAAAGGGGGCGCGCTGCCCTGGCACGAGCCGGAGGATTTGAAGCACTTCAAGCGGACGACGATGGGCCACGCGGTCATCATGGGCCGCAAGACGTACGATTCGATCGGGCGACCGTTGCCGGGGCGGAGGAACATCGTGATCACAAGAAACGTCGAAACGCCAAAAAGTCAAAAAGTCAAATCAGAAGACGGCACGAGCCTTGACGTGGTTCACTCGCTTGACGAGGCGCTTGAACTCTGCCGGCAGCGCGGCGAGGAGACGGCGTTTATCGCCGGGGGGGCGCAGATTTACGAACAAGCCCTGCCCGTCGCCGACGAGATGATTGTGACGTGGATTCAGCAGCCGGGTCTGACCGGTGACACCTATTTCCCCGCCTGGCGCGAGGAGGATTGGGAGGCGTTGCCGGAACCCGCCGCGGGAGGGCTCAAGATCGTCCGCTACCGCCGCTGCACGCCGCGTTAG
- a CDS encoding prepilin-type N-terminal cleavage/methylation domain-containing protein — translation MRRRGFTLIELLVVISVIVVLVGILLPALSRSRQIGRAAKCLANMHSLCAAVQMYADNNEGFLPTGGFAHGGSVDEGAAWINTAAQEIGSEQVVRCPADESPYWNQVVPNSDQKRRMSYANNYYMMGTIEGREEFTSLTRIKRSSATIFWAELTQQGSFAASDHVHPETWFISPRTFAAREVDLERHLKRANYGFLDGHAEPQRFEDTYTLNVQASQFPNLVWTHNKYDPAVGW, via the coding sequence ATGCGTCGACGTGGATTCACGTTGATCGAATTGCTTGTGGTCATCAGCGTCATTGTTGTGCTAGTCGGCATCCTGCTACCGGCCCTGTCGCGCTCGCGGCAGATCGGCCGCGCAGCGAAGTGCCTGGCGAACATGCACAGCCTTTGCGCGGCGGTGCAGATGTACGCCGACAACAACGAGGGTTTCTTGCCGACCGGCGGCTTCGCGCACGGAGGTTCCGTCGATGAGGGGGCGGCGTGGATCAACACGGCGGCGCAGGAAATCGGCTCCGAGCAAGTGGTGCGCTGTCCGGCGGATGAAAGCCCATACTGGAATCAAGTCGTGCCGAACTCCGACCAGAAGCGGCGGATGAGCTACGCCAATAATTACTACATGATGGGGACGATCGAAGGCCGGGAGGAGTTCACGTCGCTTACCCGAATCAAACGATCGTCCGCGACGATCTTCTGGGCGGAACTAACCCAGCAGGGCAGCTTCGCGGCCTCTGATCACGTCCATCCGGAGACGTGGTTCATCAGCCCACGGACGTTTGCGGCGCGGGAGGTTGATCTCGAGCGCCATCTGAAACGGGCCAACTACGGATTCCTGGATGGGCACGCGGAGCCGCAGCGATTCGAGGACACCTATACGCTCAACGTCCAGGCGAGTCAGTTTCCGAATCTCGTTTGGACGCACAACAAGTATGACCCCGCCGTGGGATGGTAA
- a CDS encoding alpha-amylase family glycosyl hydrolase translates to MTQKINVLLISAVISGSLFAPAVAGPPSPRPFEDEIIYQFMPIAWRDSNNDAQRFGDFDGMTASLDYLESLGVTMVWMTPIFPSPAYHGYQHGPADQLNPWFGTEAQFLNFVNQAHARGIKVFIDNVVYGISQTSTWYQSAYNNPASPYDAWLAFTNAANTSYLGSVYTTWNGSSVGFIHWDHNNANPTALVTGWAQHWLDPNNDGDPSDGIDGYRLDHVWYEYGSGPNGWGYNIDDFWVPWKTALQTVNPNVLTFAEQADWGITGSTLMAAFDATMTKPWEFAVRDALTSETTGSLYSQTAATLSQLPAGKTFLGIIGDHDVDRLTSILGGSLTKAKAAAAILLTSPFPPMIYFGDEIGMRGTKGNWGTDANDIPMREPFKWNAVAGPPMSNYFVLNASAYNARVSQNNDGRSVEEQDGVAGSLLEAYKQLIVLRKTHPALRYGQYVPITNSSTRHWGFLRYAEGEETLFVVIRVRTGSGSSTFNLSNTTIPGGSTTPVDQITGAPLAPITDANKSAYNISMLAYDYKILQVNLAPVAPPPNEIDGVDVPESLGGVSLQATQNNATALGDNLSELNQLFVRPTSTGLRVGITGNLTTDGTGLCLFIDCKPGGQNVLNFSGYAPPPGGPHLLTGTQLDAGFEPDEMIFTNTAGGTIYVDQFTLLPGGITKLYKGNGTLGDGDGLLNGGSNANGMQAAMNNSNTGGVTGSSVANAATAMHGFDFLIPYADIGVAGLNGGNVRIAAFILRTNGDVTNQWLPGLGGGYGNLGVSPDLSTIPQSQFVSVALTLPGDIDADEDVDLLDAEALVNVLLDQPSDPAHPTRSDLNRDNSVDALDIAGMTEAMMLN, encoded by the coding sequence GTGACCCAGAAGATAAACGTTTTACTAATCAGTGCGGTGATCTCCGGATCGCTTTTCGCCCCCGCCGTTGCCGGCCCACCGTCGCCGCGGCCCTTCGAAGACGAGATCATCTACCAGTTCATGCCCATCGCCTGGCGCGACTCCAACAACGACGCCCAGCGCTTCGGCGACTTCGACGGCATGACCGCGTCGCTCGATTATCTGGAATCGCTCGGCGTGACGATGGTGTGGATGACGCCGATCTTTCCCTCGCCCGCGTACCACGGCTACCAGCATGGTCCGGCCGACCAGCTCAACCCCTGGTTTGGCACGGAGGCGCAGTTCCTCAACTTCGTCAACCAGGCCCACGCCCGCGGGATCAAGGTCTTCATCGACAATGTTGTTTACGGCATCAGCCAGACCTCGACGTGGTATCAGAGCGCCTACAACAACCCGGCGAGCCCCTACGACGCGTGGCTGGCTTTCACCAACGCCGCCAACACGTCCTATCTGGGCAGCGTCTATACGACATGGAACGGTTCGTCCGTCGGGTTTATCCACTGGGACCACAACAACGCGAATCCCACGGCGCTCGTGACGGGCTGGGCCCAGCACTGGCTCGATCCCAACAACGACGGCGATCCCTCCGACGGCATCGACGGTTATCGTCTCGATCACGTCTGGTACGAATACGGCAGCGGCCCGAACGGCTGGGGCTACAACATCGACGATTTCTGGGTGCCCTGGAAGACGGCTTTGCAGACGGTCAACCCGAACGTTCTAACCTTCGCCGAGCAGGCCGATTGGGGCATCACCGGCTCGACGCTGATGGCCGCCTTCGACGCCACCATGACCAAGCCGTGGGAGTTCGCCGTTCGCGACGCGCTGACGAGCGAGACGACGGGCAGCTTGTATAGCCAGACCGCCGCGACGCTTTCGCAGCTTCCCGCGGGCAAGACTTTTCTCGGCATCATCGGCGATCACGACGTCGACCGGTTGACGTCCATCCTCGGCGGCAGCCTCACCAAGGCGAAGGCCGCGGCGGCGATCCTGCTGACCAGTCCCTTCCCGCCGATGATCTACTTCGGCGATGAGATCGGCATGCGCGGCACCAAGGGCAACTGGGGCACGGACGCCAACGATATCCCCATGCGCGAGCCGTTCAAGTGGAACGCGGTCGCGGGGCCGCCGATGAGTAATTATTTCGTGCTCAACGCGTCGGCGTACAACGCCCGCGTCTCGCAGAACAACGACGGCCGCTCGGTCGAGGAGCAGGACGGCGTCGCCGGTTCGCTGCTCGAGGCGTATAAGCAGCTTATCGTCCTGCGCAAAACGCACCCGGCCCTCCGCTACGGCCAGTACGTCCCCATCACCAACAGCAGCACCCGGCACTGGGGATTCCTGCGCTACGCCGAGGGCGAAGAGACGCTCTTCGTCGTCATCCGCGTGCGCACTGGCAGCGGCAGTTCGACCTTTAACCTGTCCAACACGACAATCCCCGGCGGTTCAACGACGCCGGTCGATCAGATCACCGGAGCGCCGCTCGCCCCCATCACCGATGCGAACAAGTCGGCCTACAACATCTCCATGCTCGCTTACGATTACAAGATACTCCAAGTCAACCTTGCGCCCGTCGCCCCGCCGCCCAACGAGATTGACGGCGTCGATGTGCCCGAGAGCCTCGGCGGCGTCAGCCTGCAGGCGACGCAAAACAACGCGACGGCGCTCGGTGACAACCTCTCCGAACTCAATCAGCTTTTTGTGCGACCCACGTCAACGGGCCTGCGCGTCGGGATCACCGGCAATCTCACGACCGACGGAACCGGTCTGTGCCTGTTCATCGACTGTAAGCCCGGCGGTCAGAACGTGCTCAACTTCTCCGGTTACGCGCCGCCGCCGGGCGGCCCGCACCTGCTGACCGGCACGCAACTCGACGCGGGTTTCGAGCCCGACGAGATGATTTTCACGAATACGGCGGGCGGAACGATCTACGTCGATCAATTCACGCTTTTGCCCGGTGGGATCACCAAACTTTACAAGGGCAACGGCACGCTGGGCGACGGCGACGGTCTCTTGAACGGCGGGTCCAACGCCAACGGCATGCAGGCGGCGATGAACAATTCGAATACGGGCGGCGTGACGGGCAGCAGCGTCGCGAACGCCGCAACGGCAATGCACGGGTTTGATTTCCTGATTCCCTACGCCGACATCGGCGTGGCGGGGCTGAACGGCGGGAATGTGAGGATCGCCGCGTTCATCCTTCGCACCAACGGCGACGTGACGAACCAGTGGCTGCCGGGACTGGGCGGCGGGTACGGCAACCTCGGCGTCTCGCCGGATTTATCGACGATCCCGCAAAGCCAATTCGTGTCGGTCGCGCTGACCCTCCCCGGCGACATCGACGCCGACGAGGACGTCGACCTTCTCGATGCCGAGGCGCTCGTCAACGTGCTCCTCGATCAACCCTCCGATCCCGCGCACCCGACTCGCTCAGACCTGAACCGCGACAATTCCGTCGACGCCCTCGACATTGCCGGGATGACGGAAGCGATGATGTTGAATTAA
- a CDS encoding secondary thiamine-phosphate synthase enzyme YjbQ, protein MKHFRKELWLEITTRRAYVNVTPQVEAALKESGIREGLCLVNAMHISASVFINDDERGLHADFERWLEGLAPHEPVSQYRHNDTGEDNADAHLKRTIMGREVVVAVTGGKLDFGPWEQIFYGEFDGRRKKRVLVKIIGE, encoded by the coding sequence ATGAAACATTTCCGCAAAGAACTCTGGCTCGAGATCACGACCCGTCGGGCCTACGTCAACGTCACGCCGCAGGTCGAAGCGGCCCTCAAGGAGAGCGGCATCCGCGAAGGGCTGTGCCTCGTCAACGCCATGCACATCTCGGCCAGCGTCTTCATTAACGACGACGAGCGCGGTCTGCACGCCGACTTCGAGCGCTGGCTGGAGGGCCTCGCCCCGCATGAGCCCGTCAGCCAGTACCGCCACAACGACACCGGCGAGGACAACGCCGACGCGCACTTGAAGCGAACGATCATGGGCCGCGAGGTTGTGGTGGCGGTGACCGGCGGGAAGCTGGACTTCGGCCCGTGGGAGCAGATCTTCTACGGCGAGTTCGACGGCCGGCGGAAGAAGCGGGTGTTGGTAAAGATTATTGGGGAATAA